From the genome of Solanum lycopersicum chromosome 12, SLM_r2.1:
acatcatttatataagtgaaaaatacttaaaaatcaGATAATAATGTATCATACACATTAGAACTTAAGTGTAATATACTTCATTTTGTAAAGTAGCTGTCAAAATTACTTAAACTGAAACACTAAAAAATTTGTACCTTGACTTTATAAAGCAACAACTGTTTCTAAAACAATAACttgaaaaaacataatattcataactAACAAACTATTGTAATACGAATAAGCTTttagaaaaacacaaaagataATTGTCTTCAACACAAAACAACATATAAACTTGTTCATCCAGTCCCAGCTAATTACTAATCTATATTAACAATGTCATCTTCAGTAGGTGTTGTGAATTGACCCTTAGGCTTTGGTGGATCGTCATTGTCACTTATGTATCCACCATTGACCTTGTCGCTTCCGTATCTCCATAACAATGCAGCATATCTATTGCGTAAGTAATTTGCAAGATGTCCATCAGTATCAGGTGGTATAACAAGTTGGTCACTCAAAATCTCTACAAATGTAGCTACGAATAACCCGCAGTCCCTACAATAAAATACGTaatataaatttctaaaatagcTTACACATATATTGCAGACCAGAATTGAAAATACTTACATGCTATCGTCTTCTTGTTGCATGATACCTTCAGCGTATTCAATGTTGAAAGGAATATGTGACTCTAAAGATACACCCGTTTGTTTGTCCTTGTATGCATCAAGAACTGACCAGTTTGTCCGCTCATTGTTTTGAAAGAAACCACTGTCAATCAGGTAAGAAGGTAACATccttgacaatttttttatctcGTCAGAATATACACGTTTCCCTGTGCCCAAAGAAGAGTCATACACGTGTATTACCCTCTTATTCAATTCAACCACAGCTAATACCCAATGAAAATCTCTATCATAATTGATCAGAATATAAACATCATCCACCAGATGCCATGGTAAACCAGCTGGTATTGAAAAACCTTTCATGACGTTGATTATTGACCTCTCATGTACTGATACAACTCTTGCACGATCAATGTGTTCTTGGGTACTAATATCATCATCAGCCTCATTGTTATAATACCTATCATGGGTATTGTTGATATGTGTGCTGAACAAACAATTGACTGTTGTGTATCTGTATTGATCCATGCTTcgaagttttgattttttacgaGGATTTGTAAAAAATAACATCGATGTActgcaaataaaatataaaaataattatgcatttgaaaaatatttaattaaaaaaaattctggtTGCTGAAagttatatatgattttgatatgtaTAGATAACATACGAACACAATGTATTATATACATCATTATAAAAGCATCTATTTACCTGATCAGTCCAATAGTTCTTAGGCTGAGACATGTCATAAAACCAATTCTTATTTGTCGGAAAAGCAACGACATAATCCACCATTTCAAAACCTAAAGAAGAtgcttttgatttgtatttatCTTCAAATGGTTTCCTGTAGCATTAAGCGTAGTGAAAAGATGTTATTCAAAATTGTAACAATAGCtgcaatttgaaaatttatcagATTCAGTACAATTATATAAAACTTACTTTTTTGAATGAGCTTTAAGAAGCCCTGCAGTAACCCACTCAATAAACTCATCAATCAGATGTGAAGGGGCTTGGTTTGTGATCTCACATCCTTGAAATGGAAAAATTGGACGCATTACATCAGTCATGACCGCTTTTCCTTTTTCACTTGACCCAAATGAAGTTAAATAAGGGGATTTGCAATTTCTCGAAGGCATTCGGATACGTGCATGAGGAGTATTTATTTTGCTTCGGACAACAATATCTGTGATTGGAATATCAATTGGTAATTGACTGTCTCCGAAAGCAAactttgatttttgataaacTCCTGTTGATTTGCATTAGTAGGCAGCCTTCTTAGCTCAGCAATAAGTGTATTCATGGCTTCGCGTGTATCTGGAGATATTGAACCAGATGGTGTAGAATCCTACATGGTTTACACtgataagtaaaaatatattgatagacatataatattGATATGATACATGAATATTAAATTACCGATGTATCTTCGTTCATTGTTCCTTCAAATAAATGATGAGGCGTTTGTGCTGATGGAGCATCCTGAATAAAAAATGTACTGATCAATTTATGATACCTTAAACATCAAATAATTATAcacaaaatgatttttaatgtatcaagtACATATAACAGCAAACTACGAATTGTATAGATGAGACAAACAAATTTAACTAGTCATATAGATATGTATCTTGCCCTGAAACGTATCACGTACACACTAAATACAAAAGTTTAGTATAATACAGAGTAACTTGGAAAATACATATGTGAATAGCAAAAGACATGTATCATATTAATCCAATTAAACTGCAATGTAtcataattatcaaataaagCAGCAATgtatcataataatataattaaaattaaacgaATCATACTTGCACATTTTCATGtatcatttaaaatttggatAAATACTAATAATGACATTAATCTGCTATAATTACCTTGCTGTGTTCACATGTTTCATCACTATGATGAGTATCTGAATTTGGGGATTGAAGTTCTGAAACGTCCTTCATTACTTGATGATTCTTCAACGTATCttcattctttattttgtaaagaaaattaagttaatgctaaattatataattttatgtacaaatttaataaagtaaattaaaCCTGATTGTCAACATCAAGTTTCATTTGAATCAGAGAGGTTTCTCGGTGTCCATCATTGCCTTCTTCATCGGAAACTTCAACCATGTTTGGTGTAGACTTGCCGCCCATATCCTTCATTAAATGAATTTGTAACATAATGAcctatgaaatttataaaacacAACGAAAATACACATACAAAATATGTTACCTTTGATTGTTGGTCATCCTCCTTATTCTTAGAATTCATCACCTCAATGTGATTAGCCTTTATCAAATTCACAAGATACTCAAATTTGCTGTCAAcctattcaaaaaaatttacagattcaaatttatatttaagaattaacatcaaaaaataaatatcattacTTACGTATTCCTTCATATGTTATTTCAGTTCTTCAATATCGGGATATACAGACTTATCTTTTGAGACTTGTGAAGATACATGGGCAGAAGATACATTAGCAGGCGGGGTATGTTCTTCAGCTGGCATTGAGAATGACTGATTTAATTGCGGCTTTGACTGCTTTGACAAAGTTTGTGTACCCTTTGTTTTATGTGTATCAGTATTCTTTCTCCTCTTGGATGGTGGAGGAGATGATGTATCAGATACACGAGATGATCTTCTCAATAAATGATCAGGAAGGCTTGTTGAAAAATCCTCAAAACCTGACTTATCTTTAGTATGCACTTTTTTTGCACCAACAGGTGGCGTAGATAATTCATTTCTGTTGACCTCTTGACTATCGGGTAAATCAAGGGATTCCACCTCATCTTGCGTTGGTGCAATGTTTGAAAAAGTATTCtgcaattaaaatatttaaattgttataaCAATGTTATGTATAACAAAAAAActattattgatataatattaaaagataatttaaaattaatgttacCTCGGAGAAAATGCTAGTCattaacttttcatattttggatTTTCAGTCACCACTGTCCAATTACATATCATCGGAATACCATTCGCCACTTTAACAGCAATGTCTGGACTTAGAGTAGATGCACATTCGTAAATCCAAACGTTGAGTGCATAAGGCATACCAAATAAGCGATACATCTGTTTGCTTTGGTTGAAGTCTTGCCTGAGTGATGTAATCAGCTTATTAAATGCAATCTGACCCCAAGGATACATTTCATACCTACCATCTTCGACCATTAGAAAGTCTTCTATACGTATGAAGGTCTCACCAAGATGGCATAACAAGAAAGTATTGATGAAGTATATTATTGCCATTTCCACAGATTCCTGTGTGGTCTCCCAATTACCCATTGCAAAACGCTGTATCAATCGACTTTTGATTATACCCGTGGGCCAATCAgggaaatatttttgtaataaccGGCTCGGAGTGGAATTAGGATACGAAAATTCCTTAACATTTCCTTTGCATTTTAGGCCAGTTATAATGGCAAATTCCTTCATTCCAAACACCAATACATTCCCATTAGTATGACGAACATGCAGTACGTCTTTGTTTTCATGTCCCACCTCCAACAACAGCAAACACTTGGTAATCTGACCCTGGAAATTACATTTTGGAATTTCCAAATATGGTCCAaaaattgttttcttaaaaAGTGCAACGCCTTCGtcttttattgataatttgattttattcacaaaatcaaaattaaaagtagCTCCAAACCTCAATGGATGTGctggaatttttttaataacataattcatgCCCTGTTtatacaaaaagtaaaataacataattcatgCACTGtattatatgaatgtatatgatacatcataatcatattcctaaataaaatataatttataagatgtatatgatacattctATAACTGGCAACTATGATATTATCTAACAACCTTCATATTTAGTTTTAAgtgaatgtatatgatacattaaAGTCAAATTTAAGGCATTGGATGTATactatgtatatgatacatcttATTAACTTAACTTGTAAATATACTTGGTGTATCTGATACATCCTACAACTGTACCACGCAGTATTAATTTACTAAATACAAACCACAAAATTATTACCATATTATAGACATTAAAACTGAAAACCACATAATGCTTTTACAAATCGAAATGTTACTGaagaatcttaaaattttacaGACACAGTGTTTTCACTGATACACAACTCAAAATCATTGACAAACATTATGAATCTGATACACACtataaaatgtacaaaaatattttggttgTACTTTAATTTGAATGTATTGAATCAATCTTCATTGTTAATTTCAGTTTACAAACACAtacaacaatttaaaattagggttttataaacaaaaacacaaaattatgatttttaaacaCATACCTTAGGATGTGTGGGTCTTGAAACAGTTGATGTAACTTTTCTTGGccttttttcttgatttcttcagTTTTCTTCTTTTGCTCAAGTACATTGTTGTTCTTCATCAACAATGGGTCATGCAATCTCTTAGATCTATTCTCAGCCCACAGCTCATCATCAGAATCATAAACACGTTTGGAATTATCACACTCTTCCATGATTTTCGTAAACTCACACAACGAAGATAATGAAGGAGAAAATGTCACAATGAACAGAATGAAGGAGAAAATGTTTACGCtttaaaaacttataaaatctGGTTAGGAAGAAGGAGACTCCTACAAAATATCAAATAGATATGGCTGGAAATTTGAACtggaattcaaattttattattaaactgCAAACGTGGGGAATGGAGAATTCAAAGTAGACAATTTTACACCTACAATGTAgggaaataaaaaggaaaagaaataaaaattaatatggtaAATTTTAATTGGGGATGTTAATGGGGAAGTGGGTAGCTTGAAAATAGGATTTAGTTTTGATAAAGTAAAACTTTCCAATTGGGTGTAAAAGGGGTGGGAAATCTTtatgtatcttttatattttttttaaatggggGGAATAAgggatttttgaaaattttaaaataagtgggGATAAATGGTTATTAAGATAATTAAAGTagtgtatttaagtaattttttcttatttttttacttcttacttacttctttttttctaaaaataaaataaaacaaaataaataaataaataaataaataataataataataataataattataattaataataataataataataattaaatacataataaattataataaaaacaatattaaaaaattatattttattattggtacaaaataataataaatactatCAAGAAAAATAGCTCACAAAAGCATTATAGAATTTAAAACTATATCCTTTCATATAATTCTTAAGCACAAAAATAGAAATTGatttttacatttatttatttatttatttatttttctaacaatCTTTGACTCATTACTGCatgttatattatgttaaaGCAAAGGAAAATCACATGCCAACTTGTTTTGATcacaattaataataataataataatagtttataatttataatatatatatatatatatatatatatatatatatataccacgTAATTTATGCCTCAAGGTGAACCTTTTGAGTTGTTCTGCCAGATCGGTCGCTCAAGATCTTTGGTCTTTATCCATACCCGATGAAAAAAATGGTTCTTATGGATTCGCAGTGGGAGGAGCAAGGGCTCTGACCGCGTGCCTGTTGAAGAATGAGTCGGCGACTCATAGGCAGTGACTTGGTACATTGTTCTTGTCTTATGctctttattatttatgttttatataaattgtgtcTTTCACATCTTGTCAGTTGGATTTTACCTAGGTTATAGTGAACGCCATCATAGCCCGACTATGAGTCATGACAAGATGTTATATTTGAAATGAAGCTATTTTAGGGGTATACATCTATAAAGGAGGATGGGGTTAGGTTAGGCCTGCGATAACAtgattaggaaaaaaaattgattttcattatcatGCCAACAGTGATTCTTTAATCACCATCACTATTCTtggttttttaaaattgaaggaGTTTTTAggaaattgatgatttgttctaAGGTAAATCCTTTAATCTTGAGGTTGTTTTTTTGTGAATATGATTCTTGTTGTGAGTTTTCTTTTGTTAGGATATCTattgtaacaccctaaaatgaGCTAAGGGGAACTAGAACTTCATAGAcgtttcatgagttaattttgtgttaaaatgaataataattgtATGAAGTTTGATGATGTTTGGagatcaaacgtccaagaacgtccatgacgtttggaagGTATGCCTTAAAAAGTGTTTGTGTGTCCTCATGTGTTTTAACGATTTTTACGTGgtcattttagttgaaattgatgtgggatgATCCTAATTCCTAGATGACcatgtttaggggtttaacgtccAGCTATGACTCCActtaggacccacaaggggtcCTAGAAAAGGACCCAAGACTTGGCAACGAAGCTGCCAAAACTGGGCAATCGACGCCCATCAACCTTATAGCCGTAGTAAAGAcgacgccccgtcgttgggGTGGTGTAGTACCACACTTTGTGGGATCTTAGCCCCCGTGGAAGCAGACTCTGATTCCATCGACACCCTAGCAGGATGGGCCGTCGACCAGACGATGCCCAGTAGCTAGGGGTCATCGATTCACACCTATAAAGTTGTCACGTTTTACTACCTTGGCTTGAGGTATTtcgtaaattcaccccaagtcttttatgaaccTAGGATGATTTTCTTAGGGTTTTTAAAGTATAATAAATTGACTTTAAGTCCTAGACCTAGAAAAGAACCCtcatttcaaatattcaaactctctctctaaagaaaaactctctcaaaactCCATGAAAGCTAGAACCCAAGGAAAAGCTAGGGGGGGGGCTGGTTGTGGAAGtttctttatcaaaatttcTTGGGTTTCCTTTTCTTTGAGGTATGtagtcatccttgaactctctttcattcaaggagtcatgtctaaaagatttcaaaaagggtttccaAACTCTATCTTCTTTTACCTTTGACTTTAAGCATGGGTCTTCATacaaaaatgttttaatgatttaaatatgttgtttttagtattagttgattattttgatatcaaAACCCTATTAAACTCATGCTTATGCATATTTCCaacttttagcttaagaaatgggCTAAATGAACATGATTATGTAATATTTGAACTATGGTTTCCTTATGATGATATTGTGatttagctactgccctaagGGCTATTTTATAATGGATTATTGGTGAAATATTGAATAGGTGGTGAAAGCTTGGGATGAATGGTAAGTTTTTCCTATTGTTTAACTCTTATtgtgaaatgctcttgagtggtatggtccacctttggtggcGATGTTTACTTGAAGTTCATGATTGTAGCATATAAATGTGTGTGTTGTGTATGTGGCCTTGAAGGAATATAATGTGAAGTGAcataatgatttttatgtttatgcatgATATGTCTTAGAAGATTGAAATGTGCATCTTGATGACACTATGCCTAAGTGAAGAATCTGTTCAAGTTAAGCATGCTAGTGTGtgaaatgtgatgaatgaaagaATGATTATGTTTGAAGttcaatgttatgaaaaatgtGATTTGCATGAAAGGTGTGCGCGCacacacacttgaatgaatgaagctaatgaATGAAACTGGGAGTTTTAGGGCAAACACTCGTTGTAAACTGAGAGGAAGTGTtaagtagcaacctcactatctcCCAAGAGCTTTCTAATGTATGTTGGAGGATGGATacccttcatgagttgagatgtggtttTCAAAAGTTATCCCTTGACCTTTAGTAACGAATGTTTAAGACCCCGTGGGGGGAGTTATGCTTAAcaccgagaggatttgaagaagtggTGGGTGCACattgtgagtagagatgttgtacccaatgtacctcttgagatgaatACTCCTCGTGAGTAGAGAGTGAGTAACTTAGaaacaatctccttatcccttaatcATGCTCCCACATAGGTATAGCTATTTGACATTCCATGTGAAGgctaaaagaatgaccctaccctAGGCAATTGGGGATCCTTCATATTATTTAAGGTTTAATGataagaaagcatgttaaaatTAGGTTTTACATAATGAAGTTATGAAGGACGAATGTAGTGTTCTTGATCCAAAGGAATCCTTAAGGGgcactaagtgggagtagtagtatgggataatactctcacattgcacttagtgtaACTTACAAGTTCCATTGGAGCAGGGCACTTATATGAAGTCCTTTATGTATGAATGTTCTTCAAATGTCTAGTTTAGAGTGTGGACTTGTTTCCCgtgcgaggtaagcctatgGTTGGTAGTCTTAAAGATCccttaggtgtgtattgaaggggGTGTTGGACGGTTCCTTCATGTTTTACCTTaatgagtcttaggataacttggttaggaaaacctcaaaagaaatGAGTTCACAGTGTTTTTTGTATGAAtgagttcactgtaacattttAAAGGGATTCATTGTAATGTTTTTTGGAACTTACTGTTAAGTGATTCTTTGTGCTAATATTATGGaaatatttcattatgtgctAAATGATGATCTATATACTATTTCAATTCTATAGtcatgaaggttttacttatttggcatgaaagttctatttatactaaaacttccctttttgcatgtttttacatatgccacacttagtacattgtttgtaTTAACCCCATACTTTCTCTTATTTAATAAGTATAGGTTAGAGGCAAGTTTAAGACTAGAAGGCAAGCTTGGGATTCGAATCCctcaagactaagtatgtcctcatatattcgagggcatagttatatttcttagtttctacaactaagacttattatgtattctcattcaatgtaaagggtcgtgtccctaagatgTTTAGGTTGTattttaagttggcttgtgacgacGAGACTACtctttagtatttataaaagatatttcctttttatcataattgtcgtgaaaagttttagttccacactacttttcatgtattatgtaatgaatgatagcaaaTGGCTAGTAGAAGACCTCCATAAGGTCAAGTATGCAATTGTCCGACCTAAGGGTTACCccaacttctagggggtacttgcgGGTCCTGACATCTAtggattgatgatttttttaaatatatatagtttcCATTTACTTTGTTTAAAAATGAGGGGCAGCGGGCTGCTAGTGGTGTTAGAATTTGCAATGTTTGCAAGATCTTTTGGGACTATGCCATGATTCGAAAATTCGAGTCATGATGGAATCTACCACAATCCACAAGTTGGTAACCAAATTCATATCCCGAAACAAGTAATAGGAATATTGGgtagaaataataaatcatgaaaaatttaaagagttaAAACAAGATACACAATTGAAATgagaaaaacaacaaatatacAAAGTAAGAGTACAAGAGATCCAATTCCACGACCTAGTAGACATCAGTAAAAAGCTACTATACGAGTACATGTCCCAGTAGTGAAACAGAAAGTACATACTTGTCTTGAACTCAAATGACATAcgaaaaacttaaat
Proteins encoded in this window:
- the LOC138340297 gene encoding uncharacterized protein translates to MEECDNSKRVYDSDDELWAENRSKRLHDPLLMKNNNVLEQKKKTEEIKKKGQEKLHQLFQDPHILSFNVYNMGMNYVIKKIPAHPLRFGATFNFDFVNKIKLSIKDEGVALFKKTIFGPYLEIPKCNFQGQITKCLLLLEVGHENKDVLHVRHTNGNVLVFGMKEFAIITGLKCKGNVKEFSYPNSTPSRLLQKYFPDWPTGIIKSRLIQRFAMGNWETTQESVEMAIIYFINTFLLCHLGETFIRIEDFLMVEDGRYEMYPWGQIAFNKLITSLRQDFNQSKQMYRLFGMPYALNVWIYECASTLSPDIAVKVANGIPMICNWTVVTENPKYEKLMTSIFSENTFSNIAPTQDEVESLDLPDSQEVNRNELSTPPVGAKKVHTKDKSGFEDFSTSLPDHLLRRSSRVSDTSSPPPSKRRKNTDTHKTKGTQTLSKQSKPQLNQSFSMPAEEHTPPANVSSAHVSSQVSKDKSVDSKFEYLVNLIKANHIEVMNSKNKEDDQQSKVIMLQIHLMKDMGGKSTPNMVEVSDEEGNDGHRETSLIQMKLDVDNQNEDTLKNHQVMKDVSELQSPNSDTHHSDETCEHSKDAPSAQTPHHLFEGTMNEDTSDSTPSGSISPDTREAMNTLIAELRRLPTNANQQEFIKNQNIVVRSKINTPHARIRMPSRNCKSPYLTSFGSSEKGKAVMTDVMRPIFPFQGCEITNQAPSHLIDEFIEWVTAGLLKAHSKKKPFEDKYKSKASSLGFEMVDYVVAFPTNKNWFYDMSQPKNYWTDQYIDVIFYKSSYYNNEADDDISTQEHIDRARVVSVHERSIINVMKGFSIPAGLPWHLVDDVYILINYDRDFHWVLAVVELNKRVIHVYDSSLGTGKRVYSDEIKKLSRMLPSYLIDSGFFQNNERTNWSVLDAYKDKQTGVSLESHIPFNIEYAEGIMQQEDDSMDCGLFVATFVEILSDQLVIPPDTDGHLANYLRNRYAALLWRYGSDKVNGGYISDNDDPPKPKGQFTTPTEDDIVNID